The nucleotide window GCCAAGGCTTGAATAGCGAAACGCCCGTCACGGCGTGCAAGCAGCCGAAGACCCGTCACTGCAACTACAGGATGAAACACATGGAACAGCGATTCGACGTCGCCCAACTTATCCCCGAAGGCTACCGAGCCATGTATGCCTTGCACGCCTACGTGCAGGGCGCCGGCCTGGATCTTGGCCTGCTCGAACTGGTGCGTCTGCGCATATCGCAGACCAATGGCTGCGGTTTCTGCGTCGCCATGCATATCCCGCTGGCGCGCAAGCACGGCGTCAGCGAGCATCAGGTCAATCTGGTCGCCACCTGGAAGGAATCGCCGGTCTTCAGCACGCGCGAGCGGGCCGCGTTGGCCTGGGCCGATGCGGTCACCAGCCTGGCCGGGCAGGAAGTGCCGGATACGGTCTATGCACAGGTGAAAGCCGAGTTCAGCCCTGAGGAGATCGCCAAACTCACGCTGTGCATCGGCGAGATCAATACCTGGAACCGCCTCATGATCGCTTCGCGCACGCCGCCCGCCTTGTAACCGCAGTCCCAGCCGGATCAGCGCGCCGCGTCCTCGAAACGATCGACCTGGCGCAGGCTCTTGAAGCCCAGCGCCCAGCCGCCGGTGACTGCCAGGGTGCAGGCGCACCCCAGCAGCGCTGCCGGCACCGCGCCGAGCCATGCGGCGCTGAGGCCG belongs to Pseudomonas phenolilytica and includes:
- a CDS encoding carboxymuconolactone decarboxylase family protein; this encodes MEQRFDVAQLIPEGYRAMYALHAYVQGAGLDLGLLELVRLRISQTNGCGFCVAMHIPLARKHGVSEHQVNLVATWKESPVFSTRERAALAWADAVTSLAGQEVPDTVYAQVKAEFSPEEIAKLTLCIGEINTWNRLMIASRTPPAL